ATCCTTTCCAAGCCAATCCACCTAATGAGTTATGGTTAATATATGTTTTGCAATTGTCAAACAATAACTTTGGTGACACATTATAAGTTCAAGCGGATTGCACTCACCAAGATATGTAGCTTGCTCAAGTTGGGAGCACTCCGAATCATACAAAGCAAACAAGAAACCTCAGACACACGAGTTAAATGTATATCAGTGAAAGTCAGAGTCTTGAGGTAATGCAGTGGATGAGGAAATTTATTTGGAGAACCTCCTGCAGCCAAGTACTTCGAAACAAGTCGCAAACAAAGAGCAGAAAAACAATTAGATGTTGATTAGAAAAATAAAGTTACAGTAGATGGTGTAAGGAGAATTTGAACATTACCTCAATGAAAGAAGTTGATATGGTGATTTTCTCAATTTTATTTAAACAACCGAAAACCTTAACCACATTGGATGTTTCTGACGGCATTTCCATATCATAAGCCACCATGCAAGAAAATTCTATAAGGTTTTCTAACCCAGCTAACGAATATTCTGAAGGCATTTTGGTATACAGCTGACGTAGGTATTTGAGATTAGGAGCACGAAAGTTGATAGGTAAGAGTCCTTTGCCACGGAACAAGTTCAACCCCTCAAGCACAGGGCAATTGAAGACATTTTGTTCTGAAGTAGAGACATCTGTTAAGACGATTTCCTTCAGAAAAGTCAATCCTCCAAATGCAGGTGTAGAGGGGAACCAAACATTTTTTAGGCCCTTTAGATAAAGTTGCTTGATACCCTTACTTGAGAATAACGGAATCCACTGACCAAAACAATTAAGGATTATCTTGGCATCGCAAAAACCAGGAAAACAGAGAGAAAATCTGAGAATGGGGCCATTGTGGAGTAGGAGAACATTACTTATCACACTAACAAAATTAAGAGCTGCTAGTTCTAGACCACGCGATCTGCCAATATAACGTGACTTTTCACTTAAGATGTCTTCATCAAAAACAAGATTTGGAATAGTAGTCCAACAATTCCTCCAATTCCTCGCCAAGATACTGCTTCTCACTGCATCTCGTATAGGCATAAAACAAAGGATAGTTTCTTGTACATTCCGAGGCAGCACATTGATCCTATCTTCCTCAATATGAGTACGACCGACCTTTCTCTTACTAGACTCATCCATTCTCATCTGCAATAAGAAAACGCGTCATAATTTACTAATGATGCCTCATCCATTTATTAACATTTTACTTTTTATGATGTCTCGTCCGATTGTGAAATAATGATATAAATACCGAGTTTTCAATGAACATTAACCAAAATACCCATTTTCAAGCACTTCGGAAAATTCTACCCATTCAATTACCCTAATGTCAAATGCGTATTTTATATCACTACGCCCATCTCCTTTTCTTTTTCAACCCCTTTTATAAAAACACACGCCACGATATCTCGGTACTCCTCTTATATGAGAATATACTATGAATATTTCAAGCTAGCTGATTACATAATTAGAAGGCGAATCTGATTTAGTGAGGAAATTCTGAAGTGTTGGATAGCATATAAATGTCGTACATGTGTACATCTGTGAGGTTGAACGGGAAAGGTAGTACGCATTTGACAACGGGGGTCTTTGACTAATAGACATTACTAATTTGGTTTCTATAAGATACCCCAAATCCAAATGCATATGAGGTAGTATAATATTACTAAACAATACTATAACCAAACATGTGTATTGCTCAATACTCCAACAACAAATGCGTAATTAACAATACCCCAACATCAAATGCATATTCCATTCAAGAATTACAACCATACTCTAACCAAACATGCGTATTACACAATACTCCAACAACAAATGCGTAATTAACAATACCCCAACATCAAATGCATATTCCATTCAAGAATTACAACCACTCCCTTTCAAAATTATCATTTTTGTTACCTTTGTACAAAAAAGTGATATTTTTATCAATCAAGTTCCAATTGTTAATATTTACTAAATAACGTATTTTTATCAACTACTTTTTTTTGAGATAAAGaactatttttttattatttccAGAGCAAAAGAAGATTGAAAAGATAAATTTGCCCTAGCATTCATAATCAAAGCCCTGAGGGAAAAAATGGTGAGTGTAGTTTGATATTTTCAAACTGTTTTGCTTAATATTTCCCAATATATATTATCTTTTCCTTTTCTTTACTTGTCATAATTTTCGTACCAAATCCGAACGTTAACCATCTATCGGGACGAAACGAAGGCAGTCTAATGTAAAATATATCGACCCTTTTTATACAACCACATGCCGTCATATCTTCGTCCTTCTCTTCTATAAAAATATGCCAGGAATATATGATAGCATAGATATTCCAAGCTAGCTTATTACATAATTAGAAGGCGAATCTGATTTAGTGAGGAAAATTCTTAAGTGTTGGAATCTTATCAAGTACAATATTACTACACAATACTACAAAATACTGTAACTAAACATGCGTATTGCACAATACTCCAACAATGCATAATCAACAATACCCCGACATCAAATGCAAATTCCAATCAAGAATTACAACCACTCTCTTTCAAAATTACCTTTGCACAAAAAAGTAATAATTTTATGCATCAGCTTCCAATTATTAACAAATACTAAAATAACATATTTTTCATCGCAAATTTAGTGAAGTCCAGTAACTTACTAACTTTCTCTTCATTTTACCCACTTTTTCTTCATGTTAATTATCACACATCACTCGTTACACCCATGTATACAAAATTAATCACTCGCTATTATAGAACTAACTCAAATTAGCCGTTAACTTGTAAATTTGTGTCAACTTTTCAATAACAAATTAATACAAAACATATCGATTTGTGACTTAATTTCGATCGGGTATACCAATTCAACACTAATAACAAATATTTACACCAATGAATTAGAAGAATGGTGATAGCACATATAGACGCTGTTtagataaataataattaaaaaaaagttGTAAGTAAACACAGAGTATATTAAAGTAAACACGGAGTCGATAAAACTTACGTTGCAAATGTGGCAAAAGAGGAGAGAAGCTTCATCAAGAATTGCTGAAATGTGGGCGCTTTGGGACAAATACAAATTTTTATGTGCAAATGTAATGAAAATTTTAGATGTTAATGGGCTAGTGGCTAATGGGCTTCTTTACACATGTTGTCTCCGGCCCAATTCACTGAACCCCACCTAAATTTTACATATTTGGGCCGAAAAATGAAGTCCCTTGTTTCTCAACAACTGGATTCTTATGAAATTTTAAAGTCGATCAAAACTTATTTTGACtaaaaatttataaattctaTTAGGCATAAAAAATTATGAATGAAAATATTATTGGAAAGTATATTTAATCTActattatatttaatttttaaatttccGAAATTATAAACTAGCAAAGTATAATTCTTGATCAAACTTGAACATATTTGATTTTGAGAAAAATGCCCCTAAGTACGTACTTAGGTAGTTTACCCGAGTATATAATATATTTGTAATGATATAGTTATAATTTACTAAATAAATTTTGCAATTACAATGATACTCCGTAGATTTACATTAAAAAACTCTGCGCAATCATAAATTAAGTGAGTACGTATTTAGGAGCAGGGTGATCGCGGTccggtttggttcggtttttgCGTTAAATCAGATTAATTGcggttttaaaaaatttaaaccAACCCGAAACTCGTAACCTAATAATACAAACCACTCGGTTCGGTTTTGTTCGATTCGATTTAGCGAGTTTTGGCGAATTAAGACATTTCTTATTAGTGAACTCGAGaaataaagtaatattttttttcttttttttgctaAGCAACATTTTTTCTATTTAAACTTTACTTCTTACAACTtacataattaaaaatatatttatgtaTTCTTTCATATAAAGTATATCACTCGTATTACTTGCAAATGACTAATATCTAATAACATGTTGATCAATTAATTgtaataataaatgttcaatgtAAAAGAAATTTCAGGTATTCAACATTATTTTTAAAGAAAAGCAATAGACAATCTATTGAAAAGCATGATGATTTCATAATTATTTGATGAGATTTAACACTAATTTAGTTATTGATTATAGGATATAATTGTTTTACGTGATATAATCATAAATATAAAACTGTGTGTGTATTGATGCGGTTCGGATCGGAAGCGGGTTGGGTTAAGGTCAAACCAAAACCAACCCATAACCCGCGGATTTTTAAAGTAGTTGAACTATAACCGCAAATCATATTTTAAATTCGGTTTGGGTAGGTTAAATATTGATTCAGTTTATGCGGATTATGTGGTTTGGGTAGGAGCATCAAACTCTTTGACTTTTCCAATTCATATCCCGTCGGATTTTTAGAAAAGGAAGAATTGGCACTTGAAATGTAAAAAAGATTTAATGGGATGTCTTTGTGGTGCATTCTTGACTGGATCAAAGAGATGAATCTGGATGATAATTGGTTGTTAGAGCATCTCCAAGACTCCAACCCTTCTTCCTTAGCTAATAAGTTCCAGTGTCACTCTAATGTATAACTTAGAGCCAATGTCTCCAATTTTTTCTTCTCCAACTGCCTAAACCCCTTAGCATAAATTATAGCCACCCTGATATGTTTGGCTATATTTATTGAAGGACTCCACATCTGTAGCCAATTATCCACATCATCTCCCCCTGCTTTATTTCTTCTCCCACCACATAATTTGCAAGCACAGGTATGTATTTTCAATCTCTTCTTTTTGTTTAATTTGTATCAAATTAGGGATTCGGTTGTGACTTTGTATGTGCTATGATTTGTTGAAACCTCCTACaatcagtgttctaaaaatccccgatttttaaaaaaatcctcGATTAATCCCCTACAAAGTATCCGACCGATTCGATCTTTGAAATCcgatttatttttattaatttttctttattgcagtatatataattttttattaaaattaaaatactatattaattttaaaatgaataattatagaaattatgatataataaatatatatttgttaataaataactaatataatcataataatatattaaatataaattaatattataatacattcgatttttactccgattaatccccgattttcAATTAATCCCAAATCGGTAGCTCGACCGATCTTCCCCGATTCCCGATTTTTACAACACTGGCTACAATTGAATTTACCAAGATATTTTTCTTTATAGGAAACTAAATTAGGAGGTAGCACAACAGTTATTAATATTAATGTCAATCgagtaatattaatattaatatgcATGAATATATCAATTTTTTGGTCGAAGAAATAAAAACAGAGAAAGTTAATTTCTATGCTGACGAATGTGTACTTTATTGTTTATGAATAGTTGAAGTTTGCAACCTTGTGATGTTGTAATTTATGGGAAAGGAATCTAGCAAATTTGTACATGTTATAGACTTATAGGAGAGATGAGATACAATAATAATTTGATGTATTTACTGGCGGATATATATTATCTTTGCCCTTGTAGAAATGTTTTTATAAGACTCGATACTCAAACTCTTAATCAATCAAGTATTATTTTGATTGTAGAAATTCTATTTTTCTACTTAAAGCTCTATAACCTGTGAAAGAGGCATGTATATGTGATAGGGAAAAAATATGGCAGTGGCAGGatcttttttttttctaatttgGCAGGATCTTGATAGATCAGAGGAGCTGTGTTTTTTGACTTAGTTTTAACATTAAATAGGTAATTTCCCAGACATGCTGCAAGTGTGTTGGAAAGATCTGAGTTTATTAAGTTCTGTTGAATGCATCTACTGAGAACTGACCTGCATGCAACCCTGCATCTGTACTCTACTGAGAAGTGACTATTTTCCTTACTGTAGAACTGGAACTGTTAGTTACAGAGATGTTGTTCTATACGTATCCCTATTTACAGTACCTTGATTTACTTCATCTTTGGCAGATTGCAGAGATAAAGACGATGTACGAGGATATATAAAAAGAGAAATTTCCTTTCATGCAGCATTGGAATGAGTTGCGCCATTCACCAAAATATGCGGCTACCTTGGTAAAAAAAACAAGCTAAACATGAAGGAGAACCAGCCGTCTTCTCCATCAGTTGATAGTCCAGAATCTGCCTATATGGAATCTGTAGAAGGAATGGAGCGTCCAATAGGAAGAAAAGCTgcgaaaaaaattaaaaaaaactgcATATGATGCATTAGATGGAGAAAGCTTAGAAATTTTTAAATCGATGCAGAAAGATGCATTAGTTGTTGCTTCTTCGAGAACTGAATCTATAAAAATGAGTTTACAGCTTCAGAAAGCAATGATGAAAATGCAAAAGGAGGAGCAGAAAAGGCATATGAAGATGATGCAATTACAAAAAGAGAAATTGCAGCTTCACTTAGAAAAGGAGGAGCGCGAAAGGCACATCATGGCAATGGATACTAGTAAAATGCTACTTGGTCAAAGAAAATATTATGATACCTTGAAAGCTAAAATCTTGAAAAATGTTTTGTAATTTATTTTGCGCTTGTTTTGGAAAATGTACTTGATTAATTTGGTTTGCGTTTGTTATGTAATCGAATTTAGTATACTTCATTTAATATAATGATGCTTACTATTTTGTCTATCTTGAAGCAtattgttgacggaggaatttgggaacaacaaaacttgaggttagtagccggaaacaagatctgtgatggcggttCTTTATCGGAAACGTGAGCAGTAgtcggtggatccgatgaacagtatt
The window above is part of the Apium graveolens cultivar Ventura unplaced genomic scaffold, ASM990537v1 ctg6634, whole genome shotgun sequence genome. Proteins encoded here:
- the LOC141703427 gene encoding F-box/FBD/LRR-repeat protein At1g13570-like, translated to MDESSKRKVGRTHIEEDRINVLPRNVQETILCFMPIRDAVRSSILARNWRNCWTTIPNLVFDEDILSEKSRYIGRSRGLELAALNFVSVISNVLLLHNGPILRFSLCFPGFCDAKIILNCFGQWIPLFSSKGIKQLYLKGLKNVWFPSTPAFGGLTFLKEIVLTDVSTSEQNVFNCPVLEGLNLFRGKGLLPINFRAPNLKYLRQLYTKMPSEYSLAGLENLIEFSCMVAYDMEMPSETSNVVKVFGCLNKIEKITISTSFIEYLAAGGSPNKFPHPLHYLKTLTFTDIHLTRVSEVSCLLCMIRSAPNLSKLHILVDWLGKDAGEGNLNNYWVNVSEDCTKVQSSKEVFTA